Proteins found in one Micromonospora sp. WMMD1082 genomic segment:
- the guaA gene encoding glutamine-hydrolyzing GMP synthase has product MSLPRPVLVVDFGAQYAQLIARRVREAKVYSEIVPHTMPVAEMLARDPAAIILSGGPASVYAPGAPQVDDRLFTAGVPVFGICYGFQAMARSLGGTVTRTGSREYGGTPLRPRLLDPGVLLRDLPADLPVWMSHGDCVTEAPEGFTVTAESAGAPVAAFEDVTGRRAGVQFHPEVGHTAHGQEMLTRFLYEIAGIEPTWTPENIIDEQVARIREQVGDKEVICGLSGGVDSAVAAALVHRAVGDQLTCVFVDHGLLRAGEAEQVEKDYVAATGIRLKVVDAADRFLGALAGVTDPEQKRKIIGREFIRVFEAAAREIASHGDVEFLVQGTLYPDVVESGGGTGTANIKSHHNVGGLPEDLKFALVEPLRTLFKDEVRTLGLQLGLPEAMVWRHPFPGPGLAIRIIGAVDRDRLDVLRRADFIARQELSAAGLDRDVWQLPVVLLADVRSVGVQGDGRSYGHPVVLRPVSSEDAMTADWSRLPYDVIARISTRITNEVAEVNRVVLDVTSKPPGTIEWE; this is encoded by the coding sequence ATGAGCCTGCCGCGTCCTGTCCTCGTGGTCGACTTCGGAGCCCAGTACGCCCAGCTGATCGCGCGCCGGGTACGCGAGGCGAAGGTCTACTCCGAGATCGTCCCGCACACCATGCCCGTGGCCGAGATGCTGGCCCGCGACCCCGCCGCGATCATCCTCTCCGGCGGCCCGGCCAGCGTCTACGCGCCCGGTGCCCCGCAGGTCGACGACAGGCTCTTCACCGCGGGCGTGCCGGTCTTCGGCATCTGCTACGGGTTCCAGGCGATGGCCCGCTCCCTGGGGGGCACGGTGACGCGCACCGGCAGCCGGGAGTACGGCGGCACCCCGCTGCGCCCGCGCCTGCTCGACCCCGGCGTGCTGCTCCGCGACCTGCCGGCCGACCTGCCGGTCTGGATGAGCCACGGCGACTGCGTGACGGAGGCGCCCGAGGGCTTCACGGTGACCGCCGAGTCCGCCGGTGCGCCGGTCGCCGCCTTCGAGGACGTGACCGGCCGGCGGGCCGGCGTGCAGTTCCACCCCGAGGTGGGGCACACCGCGCACGGCCAGGAGATGCTGACCCGCTTCCTCTACGAGATCGCCGGGATCGAGCCGACCTGGACGCCGGAGAACATCATTGACGAGCAGGTCGCCCGGATCCGCGAGCAGGTCGGTGACAAGGAGGTCATCTGCGGGCTGAGCGGCGGGGTCGACTCCGCGGTCGCCGCCGCGCTGGTGCACCGGGCCGTCGGCGACCAGCTGACCTGCGTCTTCGTCGACCATGGCCTGCTGCGCGCGGGCGAGGCCGAGCAGGTGGAGAAGGACTACGTCGCGGCCACCGGCATCAGGCTGAAGGTGGTCGACGCGGCCGACCGCTTCCTCGGCGCGCTGGCCGGAGTGACCGACCCGGAGCAGAAGCGCAAGATCATCGGGCGGGAGTTCATCCGGGTCTTCGAGGCGGCCGCCCGGGAGATCGCCTCGCACGGTGACGTCGAGTTCCTCGTGCAGGGCACCCTCTACCCGGACGTGGTCGAGTCCGGCGGCGGCACCGGCACCGCCAACATCAAGAGTCACCACAACGTCGGCGGGCTGCCCGAGGACCTGAAGTTCGCCTTGGTCGAGCCGCTGCGCACGCTGTTCAAGGACGAGGTCCGGACGCTCGGTCTCCAGCTCGGCCTGCCCGAGGCGATGGTCTGGCGGCACCCGTTCCCTGGCCCCGGCCTGGCCATCCGGATCATCGGAGCGGTCGACCGGGACCGGCTCGACGTGCTCCGCCGGGCCGACTTCATCGCCCGTCAGGAGCTGAGTGCGGCCGGCCTGGATCGTGACGTGTGGCAGCTCCCGGTGGTGCTGCTGGCCGACGTACGCAGCGTCGGCGTACAGGGCGACGGGCGCAGCTACGGGCATCCCGTGGTGCTGCGCCCGGTCTCGAGCGAGGACGCGATGACCGCCGACTGGTCCCGACTGCCCTACGACGTGATCGCCCGGATCTCCACCCGGATCACCAACGAGGTGGCCGAGGTGAACCGGGTGGTGCTGGACGTCACCAGCAAGCCCCCGGGCACCATCGAGTGGGAGTGA